One Candidatus Lernaella stagnicola DNA window includes the following coding sequences:
- the atpD gene encoding F0F1 ATP synthase subunit beta: MSNGQATGRISQIIGAVVDVKFEADLPPIYTALKVSNPTINDQEWNLVLEVAQHLGEGRLRTIAMDSTEGLVRNQPVLDTGGPIAVPVGEATLGRILNVIGEPVDEAGPVVTDTRYPIHRPAPSYIDQDTETSALETGIKVVDLLAPYARGGKIGLFGGAGVGKTVLIMELINNIATHHGGKSVFGGVGERTREGNDLWREMKESGVIDKTSLIYGQMNEPPGARARVALTALTVAEYFRDELGQDVLLFIDNIFRFTQAGSEVSALLGRIPSAVGYQPTLGTEMGELQERITSTKKGSITSVQAIYVPADDLTDPAPATTFAHLDATTVLSRQIAELGIYPAVDPLDSTSRILDPQIVGEEHYAIAREVQRVLQKYNDLQDIIAILGMDELSEEDKLAVGRARKIQRFLSQPFFVAAEFTGREGKYVKLSDTIIGFKKILDGEMDDIPEQAFYMRGTIEEVFEAADKL; the protein is encoded by the coding sequence ATGAGTAACGGACAGGCGACAGGCAGAATCTCGCAGATTATTGGTGCGGTCGTCGACGTCAAGTTCGAAGCCGATTTGCCGCCGATTTACACGGCTCTCAAGGTCTCGAACCCGACGATTAACGACCAAGAGTGGAACCTCGTACTGGAAGTGGCGCAACACCTGGGTGAAGGCCGCTTGCGCACGATCGCGATGGATTCCACTGAAGGCTTGGTCCGGAATCAGCCCGTGCTCGATACCGGCGGGCCGATTGCCGTCCCGGTCGGCGAGGCCACCCTCGGCCGCATCCTGAACGTCATCGGTGAACCGGTGGACGAAGCCGGCCCCGTGGTGACTGATACCCGTTATCCGATTCACCGCCCGGCCCCGAGCTACATCGATCAGGATACCGAAACCTCCGCGCTGGAAACCGGCATCAAGGTCGTTGACCTGCTGGCTCCGTACGCCCGCGGCGGCAAGATCGGCCTGTTCGGCGGCGCCGGCGTCGGCAAAACGGTGCTGATCATGGAGCTGATCAACAACATCGCCACCCACCACGGCGGCAAGTCCGTGTTCGGCGGCGTCGGCGAGCGGACCCGCGAGGGTAACGACCTCTGGCGCGAAATGAAGGAGTCCGGGGTTATCGACAAAACCTCGCTCATCTATGGCCAGATGAACGAGCCGCCGGGCGCCCGTGCCCGCGTCGCGCTGACCGCGTTGACCGTCGCCGAATACTTCCGTGACGAGTTGGGTCAGGACGTGTTGCTGTTTATCGACAACATCTTCCGTTTCACCCAGGCCGGTTCCGAGGTCTCCGCGCTGCTGGGCCGCATTCCCAGTGCCGTCGGTTACCAGCCGACTCTGGGCACCGAGATGGGCGAGTTGCAGGAGCGCATCACTTCGACCAAGAAGGGTTCGATCACGTCGGTGCAGGCGATTTACGTCCCCGCCGATGACTTGACCGACCCCGCCCCGGCCACCACGTTCGCGCACTTGGACGCCACCACGGTTTTGTCGCGGCAGATCGCCGAGCTGGGCATCTACCCGGCCGTCGACCCCTTGGATTCCACCAGCCGCATCCTCGATCCGCAAATTGTCGGCGAGGAACATTACGCCATCGCGCGCGAGGTGCAGCGCGTCCTGCAGAAATACAACGACCTGCAGGACATCATTGCGATTCTCGGGATGGACGAGCTTTCCGAAGAAGACAAACTCGCTGTCGGCCGGGCCCGCAAAATTCAGCGTTTCCTCTCGCAACCCTTCTTCGTGGCCGCCGAGTTCACCGGCCGCGAGGGCAAATACGTGAAACTGTCGGATACGATCATCGGTTTCAAGAAGATTCTCGACGGCGAGATGGACGATATTCCGGAACAAGCGTTCTACATGCGCGGCACTATCGAAGAAGTCTTCGAGGCAGCGGACAAGCTGTAG
- a CDS encoding F0F1 ATP synthase subunit epsilon yields the protein MADTLIVKVVTPAQKLYDGEAGSIVAPGKQGEFGILPGHDPWLVALGMGPLHIQNAKGESWAFFLNGGYCRIDDNHVEVLAETCESADKIDMERAAAAKGRAEERIKASAKDEDVDMMRAEAALRRALYRLEVAGK from the coding sequence ATGGCCGATACTCTCATCGTCAAAGTAGTTACGCCGGCTCAGAAGCTGTACGACGGCGAAGCCGGCAGCATCGTCGCGCCCGGCAAGCAAGGCGAGTTCGGCATCCTGCCGGGTCACGACCCGTGGTTGGTCGCCCTGGGCATGGGGCCGCTGCACATTCAAAACGCCAAAGGCGAGTCGTGGGCGTTCTTCCTCAACGGCGGTTATTGCCGAATCGACGATAACCATGTGGAAGTTCTGGCTGAAACCTGCGAGTCCGCCGACAAGATCGACATGGAGCGCGCCGCAGCCGCGAAAGGCCGCGCCGAAGAGCGGATCAAGGCGTCGGCGAAAGATGAAGACGTCGACATGATGCGCGCCGAAGCTGCCTTGCGGCGGGCGCTGTACCGCTTGGAGGTCGCCGGTAAGTAG
- the atpG gene encoding ATP synthase F1 subunit gamma: MATLKDIKKRISSIKSTHKITKAMKMVAAARLRGAEERMRAGRPYAAMLDSLIGNLYRRTEAEGFPLLDGKDEVHTVQMLVLTSDRGLCGGFNSNILRRALATKAKFEAEGKVVQVSFIGRKALGFFRHRSIETTREYLNILGDHNFSLAKQLGDELISDFTEDRCDEVYLVSNEFVSVLSQNVVNRRLVPVVLRGLEHPDGMESVVDYRFEPNKELLLADLLPLQVHYQLYHAFLESYAAEMGARMSAMESATTNAEEMIDKLTLQYNRARQAAITTELTEIINGANAISQ; this comes from the coding sequence ATGGCGACGCTAAAAGACATTAAAAAGCGCATCAGCAGCATCAAGAGCACGCACAAAATCACCAAGGCCATGAAAATGGTGGCCGCGGCGAGATTGCGCGGCGCCGAAGAGCGGATGCGCGCCGGTCGCCCCTACGCCGCGATGCTGGATTCGCTGATCGGCAATCTGTACCGGCGTACGGAGGCGGAGGGCTTCCCGCTGCTGGACGGCAAGGACGAAGTCCACACGGTGCAGATGCTGGTATTGACCTCCGACCGCGGTTTGTGCGGCGGTTTCAACAGCAATATCCTGCGCCGCGCGCTGGCGACCAAAGCGAAGTTCGAGGCAGAGGGCAAGGTCGTTCAAGTGAGTTTCATCGGCCGCAAAGCCTTGGGTTTTTTCCGGCACCGCAGCATCGAAACGACTCGCGAGTACCTCAATATTTTGGGCGATCACAACTTTTCGCTGGCCAAGCAACTCGGCGATGAGTTGATTTCCGATTTCACAGAGGATCGGTGCGACGAAGTGTACCTCGTGTCCAACGAGTTCGTTTCCGTGCTGAGCCAAAATGTTGTGAACCGCCGTTTGGTGCCGGTCGTGTTGCGCGGCCTGGAGCATCCGGACGGCATGGAGTCGGTGGTCGATTACCGCTTCGAGCCCAACAAGGAGCTATTGTTGGCCGACCTGCTGCCGCTGCAGGTTCACTATCAGCTTTATCACGCATTTCTGGAGAGTTACGCGGCGGAAATGGGCGCCCGCATGAGCGCGATGGAATCGGCCACGACCAACGCCGAGGAAATGATCGACAAGCTCACGTTGCAGTACAACCGGGCTCGTCAGGCCGCGATTACGACGGAATTGACGGAAATTATCAACGGCGCAAACGCTATTTCGCAGTAA
- a CDS encoding VIT domain-containing protein — translation MRTTVLLLILALCFALAPAAQAEEIGTGTLKVVNKEVKDLEVPLAHTSVDADVAGFVARVTVTQTFVNPFKNPIEAVYVFPLPHRAAVDSMTMKIGDRVIKGVIKPREEARKIYEQAKKAGKTTSLLEQERPNIFTQSIANIMPGDNIEIQITYFDVLKYESGQYEFVFPMVVGPRYIPGEKIVGKQGGGWAPDTDRVPDASRITPPVIKPGERSGHDIDLTLRIDGGVKFDDPKSPSHWIKMERGSSRTATVKLDERDTIPNKDFILRYKVIGKAPSFGSVVFSEGDSGYFLLMLAPKADYSKKEIIPREILFVVDSSGSQQGDPLTKSKELVRRALKGLRVDDTFQVFDFNDIVTSMASGPVPATAANIREARKFVDQIRATGGTRMLPVIQTALNWPEDPKRLRIVVMTTDGYIGNETEILTEINDNLGDARLFMFGVGGSTNLYLIARMAEEGRGFAQFVRQDEATQEVVEKFHQRLDTPVLRDIEVDWNGLEVTDLYPERMPDLYAGQPLAIFGRFTKPGGATVTIGGKQGNGTAEFEQRLRLPGKKSGSEQLASLWARMRVEKLMQRLEVGRDELKPLEDEITQLGLKYNLMTQFTSFVAVEEKVRNVDGKLQTVQVPVEMPEGVSYEGVFGEAEEKSALQSRNKRMYRPSVVRTMAPPPPPSKPSPHRGGALGIITTDEVAEPNAAYALRLDPVAFLGISDESPYRRKLQTDVARSLGQAVKGMSLPDGKMMMIRLTLSASGKVAKVEVLKDTTGDAKLKAKIVAALKKPSFKAPGNEATLVFFVRF, via the coding sequence ATGCGAACGACTGTTTTGCTTCTTATTCTGGCGTTGTGTTTCGCGCTGGCGCCCGCGGCGCAGGCCGAAGAAATCGGTACCGGCACGCTGAAGGTCGTCAACAAAGAGGTGAAAGACCTCGAAGTGCCGCTCGCGCATACCTCGGTCGACGCCGACGTCGCGGGTTTCGTCGCACGGGTCACGGTGACGCAAACCTTCGTCAATCCATTTAAAAACCCCATCGAAGCGGTGTATGTGTTTCCGCTGCCGCATCGCGCGGCGGTCGATTCCATGACCATGAAAATCGGCGACCGCGTTATTAAGGGCGTCATCAAACCGCGCGAAGAAGCCCGGAAAATCTACGAACAGGCGAAAAAGGCGGGCAAAACGACTTCGCTACTGGAGCAGGAGCGACCCAACATCTTCACGCAATCGATCGCCAACATCATGCCGGGCGACAACATCGAAATCCAAATCACCTACTTTGACGTGCTCAAATACGAAAGCGGTCAATACGAGTTCGTGTTCCCGATGGTCGTGGGACCGCGCTACATTCCCGGCGAAAAAATCGTCGGCAAGCAGGGCGGCGGTTGGGCCCCGGATACCGACCGCGTACCCGACGCCTCGCGCATCACCCCGCCGGTGATCAAGCCCGGCGAACGCTCCGGCCACGACATCGACCTGACACTGCGCATCGACGGCGGCGTCAAGTTCGACGACCCGAAAAGCCCCTCCCATTGGATCAAGATGGAGCGCGGCTCCAGCCGCACCGCCACTGTCAAACTCGACGAGCGCGACACGATCCCCAACAAGGATTTCATTCTGCGCTACAAGGTCATCGGCAAGGCGCCGTCCTTCGGCTCGGTCGTATTCAGCGAGGGCGACAGCGGCTACTTCCTATTGATGCTCGCACCGAAAGCCGATTACAGCAAAAAGGAAATCATCCCCCGCGAAATCCTCTTCGTCGTCGATTCCTCCGGCAGCCAGCAGGGCGATCCGCTCACCAAATCCAAGGAACTGGTCCGGCGCGCGCTCAAGGGCCTGCGTGTCGACGACACCTTCCAGGTCTTCGACTTCAACGACATCGTCACCTCGATGGCCTCGGGGCCCGTGCCGGCCACGGCCGCCAATATCCGCGAGGCGCGCAAGTTCGTCGACCAAATCCGGGCTACCGGCGGCACGCGCATGCTGCCGGTTATCCAGACGGCCCTCAATTGGCCGGAAGATCCCAAGCGCCTGCGCATCGTCGTGATGACGACCGACGGCTACATCGGCAACGAAACCGAAATTCTCACCGAGATCAACGACAACCTCGGCGACGCCCGCCTGTTCATGTTCGGCGTGGGCGGCTCGACCAACCTCTACCTCATCGCCCGCATGGCCGAAGAGGGCCGCGGCTTCGCGCAGTTCGTGCGCCAAGATGAAGCCACGCAGGAAGTCGTCGAAAAATTCCACCAGCGTCTCGACACGCCGGTGCTGCGCGACATCGAAGTTGACTGGAACGGCCTCGAAGTCACCGATCTCTACCCCGAGCGCATGCCGGACCTCTATGCGGGTCAACCGCTGGCGATCTTCGGCCGCTTCACAAAGCCGGGCGGGGCGACGGTGACCATCGGCGGCAAACAGGGTAACGGAACCGCCGAGTTCGAACAACGCCTCCGCTTGCCCGGCAAGAAAAGCGGCTCGGAACAACTGGCAAGCCTCTGGGCGCGCATGCGTGTCGAAAAACTGATGCAGCGTCTCGAAGTCGGACGCGACGAACTCAAGCCGCTGGAAGACGAGATCACCCAACTGGGCCTCAAGTACAACCTCATGACGCAGTTCACGTCTTTCGTGGCCGTCGAGGAAAAGGTGCGCAACGTTGACGGCAAATTGCAGACCGTGCAGGTGCCGGTCGAAATGCCCGAGGGCGTCTCCTACGAAGGCGTGTTCGGCGAGGCGGAAGAAAAAAGCGCCCTGCAGTCCAGAAACAAGCGCATGTACCGGCCCTCGGTCGTCCGCACCATGGCCCCGCCGCCGCCGCCGTCCAAGCCGTCGCCCCACCGCGGCGGAGCGCTCGGCATCATCACGACCGACGAAGTGGCCGAACCGAATGCGGCGTACGCCCTGCGCCTGGATCCGGTTGCCTTCCTGGGCATCAGCGACGAAAGCCCGTACCGGCGCAAGCTGCAAACCGACGTCGCTCGGTCGCTCGGCCAGGCCGTCAAAGGCATGTCACTGCCCGACGGCAAGATGATGATGATTCGCCTGACGCTCAGCGCAAGCGGCAAGGTGGCTAAGGTCGAGGTGCTCAAAGACACCACCGGCGACGCCAAGCTCAAAGCGAAAATTGTCGCCGCGCTCAAAAAGCCGTCCTTCAAAGCGCCGGGTAACGAAGCGACGTTGGTTTTCTTCGTGCGCTTCTAA
- the atpA gene encoding F0F1 ATP synthase subunit alpha gives MEIRAEEIKQIIAKQIADYGKEVDVAETGVVLSVGDGIAHVHGLENVMAGELLEFPGEVMGMALNLEEDNVGAVVLGEDIHIREGDTVKRTGKIVQVPVGKGVLGRVVNALGQPIDGKGPIESDESHPIEIKAPGIVYRQPVHEPLQTGIKAIDSMIPIGRGQRELIIGDRQTGKTAIAIDTIINQKNTDVHCIYVATGQKMSTIAQVVDKLEKFGAMEYTTIVAATASDPAPMQFISPYTGCTMGEYFRDNGMHAVIFYDDLSKHAAAYRQLSLLLRRPPGREAYPGDVFYLHSRLLERAAKMSDDKGGGSLTALPIIETQAGDISAYIPTNVISITDGQIFLETDLFYSGIRPAVNAGLSVSRVGGNAQIKAMKQVAGSLRLDLAQYRELAAFAQFGSDLDKTTQAQLARGDRMMEILKQAQYEPQPVERQIALIYAGIKGLLDGIDIGKMGEWEAGFYRFLEERHATLLSEIRDEKKISDELGEKLNAAIAEFSEVFTAGSET, from the coding sequence ATGGAAATCAGAGCCGAGGAGATCAAACAGATCATCGCGAAGCAGATCGCCGATTACGGCAAAGAAGTAGACGTCGCTGAAACCGGCGTTGTGCTCTCGGTGGGTGACGGTATCGCACACGTGCATGGTCTGGAAAACGTGATGGCCGGCGAGTTGTTGGAATTCCCAGGTGAGGTCATGGGTATGGCGCTCAACCTGGAAGAAGACAACGTCGGCGCGGTCGTGTTGGGCGAAGACATCCACATCCGCGAGGGTGACACGGTCAAACGAACGGGCAAGATCGTGCAGGTACCCGTCGGCAAAGGCGTGCTGGGCCGCGTCGTTAACGCGCTGGGCCAGCCCATCGACGGCAAAGGGCCGATCGAATCCGACGAGTCCCACCCCATCGAAATCAAGGCGCCCGGTATCGTTTACCGGCAGCCGGTGCACGAGCCGTTGCAGACGGGCATCAAGGCTATTGACTCGATGATCCCGATCGGCCGAGGGCAGCGCGAGTTGATCATCGGCGACCGGCAAACCGGCAAGACCGCGATTGCCATCGATACGATCATCAATCAGAAGAACACCGACGTGCACTGCATCTACGTGGCCACCGGCCAGAAGATGTCGACGATCGCGCAGGTGGTCGACAAGCTGGAAAAGTTCGGCGCCATGGAATACACGACGATCGTCGCGGCCACGGCTTCGGACCCCGCGCCGATGCAGTTCATCAGCCCCTACACGGGCTGCACGATGGGCGAATACTTCCGCGATAACGGTATGCACGCGGTAATTTTCTACGACGACCTGTCCAAACACGCCGCCGCCTACCGCCAGCTTTCCCTGTTGCTGCGCCGTCCGCCGGGCCGCGAAGCGTACCCCGGCGACGTCTTTTATCTGCACAGCCGCCTGCTGGAGCGCGCCGCGAAAATGAGCGACGACAAGGGTGGCGGCAGTCTCACGGCGTTGCCGATCATCGAAACCCAGGCCGGCGACATTTCGGCTTACATTCCCACGAACGTCATCTCCATTACCGACGGGCAGATCTTCCTGGAAACCGATCTGTTCTACTCCGGCATTCGCCCGGCGGTGAACGCCGGCCTGTCGGTGTCCCGTGTCGGCGGCAACGCGCAGATCAAGGCGATGAAGCAGGTGGCCGGTTCGTTGCGTCTGGACTTGGCGCAGTATCGCGAGTTGGCGGCCTTCGCTCAGTTCGGTTCGGACCTGGACAAGACGACGCAGGCGCAACTGGCGCGCGGCGATCGCATGATGGAAATTCTCAAGCAGGCGCAGTACGAGCCACAACCGGTCGAGAGGCAGATCGCGTTGATTTACGCCGGGATCAAGGGCCTGCTCGACGGCATCGATATCGGGAAGATGGGCGAGTGGGAAGCCGGTTTCTACCGCTTCCTGGAAGAGCGTCACGCGACGCTGCTGAGCGAGATTCGCGACGAGAAGAAAATCTCTGACGAGCTCGGCGAGAAACTGAACGCGGCGATTGCCGAATTCAGTGAAGTGTTCACGGCCGGTTCGGAAACTTAA
- a CDS encoding SGNH/GDSL hydrolase family protein, whose translation MSAPSTMSSKRAKLRRRRWLRRILFFALGLALGIEVFGYVLRHTTLSVFDFFKLEWPRRAYTQHDSLKILALGDSFTYGITSGRESEFLIGYPEILGNLLHSETATVEVINLAYPAADSGRMRERLQKFLKTPASYPDVVLIATGINNIGFAKFVECQRAYGDRPPSLSTRAAGYLYRHSVMFRILALTSGSLLRIRLPGVSVDEYVYPDSDGVIHWVHPPAKRWTKECLADDVRSIVAQTTKTGAVPVFVTYHQESFATESAREFAVATGAPLVDVAEAAQQIDPDLLARYRASGSWHPNFCGYVAVAALIAPVVEALPAAQEKGFRMRTYDEVRPFLYDELAKDKKTDRPCPAVVGLFPTTAALP comes from the coding sequence TTGTCCGCCCCATCCACGATGTCGTCCAAACGTGCCAAGCTGCGCCGTCGTCGTTGGCTGCGCCGCATCCTGTTTTTCGCGTTGGGCCTGGCCCTGGGCATCGAAGTGTTCGGTTACGTGTTGCGGCACACGACGCTCAGCGTGTTCGATTTCTTCAAGCTCGAATGGCCCCGGCGCGCTTACACGCAGCACGATTCATTGAAGATCCTCGCGCTGGGCGATTCGTTCACGTACGGCATCACCAGCGGCCGTGAGTCGGAATTTCTGATTGGTTATCCGGAAATTCTCGGGAATCTACTGCATTCGGAGACGGCGACTGTCGAAGTCATCAACCTGGCCTACCCGGCCGCCGACTCCGGCCGGATGCGGGAACGCCTGCAGAAATTTCTAAAAACACCCGCGTCGTATCCCGATGTCGTGCTCATTGCGACGGGCATCAACAACATCGGCTTCGCCAAGTTCGTGGAATGCCAACGCGCCTACGGCGACCGGCCGCCGAGCCTGTCCACCCGGGCGGCGGGCTATCTTTACCGGCACTCGGTGATGTTTCGCATTCTGGCCCTGACGAGTGGTTCGCTACTGCGAATCCGCCTACCCGGCGTCAGCGTCGACGAGTACGTGTATCCCGACTCGGACGGTGTGATTCATTGGGTGCACCCGCCCGCGAAACGCTGGACCAAGGAATGCTTGGCGGACGACGTGCGGTCGATCGTCGCGCAAACCACCAAAACCGGTGCCGTGCCTGTGTTCGTGACGTATCATCAGGAATCCTTCGCCACCGAGAGCGCTCGCGAATTCGCGGTGGCGACCGGCGCGCCCTTGGTTGACGTGGCCGAAGCGGCGCAGCAGATCGATCCGGATTTGCTGGCACGTTATCGGGCTTCGGGTTCGTGGCATCCGAATTTTTGCGGCTACGTGGCGGTCGCCGCGCTGATAGCGCCCGTGGTAGAGGCGCTGCCCGCCGCGCAGGAAAAGGGTTTCCGCATGCGGACCTATGACGAGGTTCGTCCTTTCCTCTACGACGAATTGGCGAAGGATAAAAAAACGGACCGCCCGTGTCCGGCGGTAGTGGGATTGTTTCCGACCACCGCCGCCCTTCCCTAA
- the smpB gene encoding SsrA-binding protein SmpB, whose translation MGQGEKLIASNRKARFNYELMDRFEAGVALQGTEVKSLREGRCNLTDGFVEIIDGEAWLVDVHISPYSHGNRANHEPTRRRKLLLHRREIAKLHSKIAERGLTCIPLRMYFKDGKAKVEIALGRGKRKYDKREDIKRREADRETHRAMKR comes from the coding sequence ATGGGTCAAGGCGAAAAACTCATAGCGAGCAATCGCAAAGCGCGGTTCAACTACGAATTGATGGATCGATTCGAGGCTGGAGTTGCGCTGCAAGGCACGGAAGTCAAATCCCTGCGCGAGGGCCGCTGTAACCTCACCGACGGCTTCGTCGAAATTATCGACGGCGAGGCGTGGCTGGTGGACGTGCATATCAGCCCCTATTCCCACGGCAACCGCGCCAACCACGAACCCACGCGACGGCGCAAGCTGCTGCTGCATCGCCGCGAAATCGCCAAGCTGCATAGCAAAATCGCCGAGCGCGGGCTGACCTGCATTCCGTTGCGGATGTACTTCAAAGACGGCAAAGCCAAAGTGGAAATCGCCCTCGGGCGCGGCAAGCGAAAATACGACAAGCGCGAAGACATCAAGCGACGCGAAGCCGACCGCGAGACTCATCGCGCCATGAAACGCTAA
- a CDS encoding rhomboid family intramembrane serine protease translates to MILIFPIGHDHFRMRRRPYATYALIALNIIIYFLTSSARSDANTAWQENHNDQATFHCRVFLALKGEEFGYDHASARDQDEDAPYFFCYENHDAVEATWVLFETNGLTSTMHPLYQEYLRKKVVWNQARTNSLMGRFALTPAEFHPFKAISALFLHADIWHLFGNMLFLFLAGAILEETFGAFLYLLLYLLSGFIANTFFALLFTSSTVPLLGASGAISGLLGAFLVRFAKVRIRFWYFFWLFFFFMRKGTFSLPAFIVLPLLFLQDLLYGVLTLEGGAGVAYFAHVGGFIVGVAFGLFLKRYEIYAPTLVEEEKEAAGPVAAGPMARVAVTERRYRRKMEAPAANDYFGRFLLVQALMTEGEADRAAQEADALAEALVDTDQTELLSDLARIFDEPQSVPVMSDRAYVQAAIILEQRAMPQVALTMYEELAHHYPVSPHAARALFRAARLLATQLANPAGAHLKLVELLEKVPHHPTRREAQRVMNEFRATKRLAF, encoded by the coding sequence ATGATCCTTATTTTCCCGATCGGTCACGACCACTTCCGCATGCGCCGGCGCCCTTACGCCACGTACGCGCTCATCGCGCTCAATATCATCATTTATTTTCTGACCAGCTCGGCCCGGAGCGATGCCAACACCGCATGGCAGGAAAATCACAACGACCAGGCGACTTTTCATTGCCGGGTGTTCTTGGCGCTAAAGGGTGAGGAGTTCGGCTACGACCACGCTTCGGCGCGTGATCAGGATGAAGACGCCCCGTATTTCTTTTGCTATGAAAACCATGACGCCGTGGAAGCCACCTGGGTGCTTTTTGAGACAAACGGGCTGACGAGCACCATGCACCCTTTGTATCAGGAATATCTGCGTAAAAAGGTGGTTTGGAACCAGGCACGAACCAACAGCCTTATGGGGCGATTCGCCCTGACGCCGGCGGAATTTCACCCCTTCAAGGCGATATCCGCGCTTTTTTTGCACGCCGATATCTGGCACCTGTTCGGCAATATGCTCTTTCTATTCTTGGCCGGCGCGATTTTGGAGGAAACCTTCGGCGCTTTTCTTTATCTGTTGCTGTATTTGTTGTCCGGTTTCATCGCCAACACGTTTTTCGCACTGCTTTTCACTTCCTCGACGGTGCCGCTGTTGGGCGCCTCTGGGGCGATTTCGGGCTTGTTGGGCGCGTTTTTGGTGCGTTTTGCCAAGGTACGCATCCGCTTTTGGTATTTTTTCTGGTTGTTCTTCTTTTTTATGCGTAAAGGCACGTTTTCACTGCCGGCGTTCATCGTTTTGCCGTTGCTCTTTCTCCAGGATCTGTTGTACGGCGTCCTGACGCTCGAAGGAGGCGCCGGGGTGGCGTATTTCGCCCATGTCGGCGGATTCATTGTCGGCGTGGCTTTCGGCTTGTTTTTGAAACGCTACGAAATATACGCGCCGACCTTGGTCGAAGAGGAAAAAGAAGCTGCGGGACCCGTCGCGGCTGGGCCGATGGCGCGGGTCGCGGTGACCGAGCGCCGGTATCGCCGCAAGATGGAAGCCCCCGCGGCGAATGACTATTTCGGCCGTTTCTTGCTCGTGCAGGCGCTGATGACCGAAGGTGAGGCCGACCGAGCCGCGCAAGAGGCCGACGCGCTGGCCGAGGCGTTGGTTGACACGGATCAAACCGAATTGCTTTCCGACCTGGCGCGCATTTTCGACGAGCCGCAAAGCGTGCCGGTCATGTCCGACCGCGCTTACGTGCAAGCGGCGATCATTCTCGAGCAACGCGCCATGCCGCAGGTCGCTTTGACGATGTATGAGGAACTCGCGCACCACTACCCGGTGTCGCCCCATGCGGCGCGGGCGCTGTTTCGAGCCGCCCGCTTGCTGGCCACGCAACTGGCCAATCCGGCTGGTGCGCACCTGAAATTGGTCGAATTGCTTGAGAAAGTCCCGCATCATCCGACACGGCGGGAGGCGCAACGTGTGATGAACGAATTTCGCGCCACGAAACGGCTGGCGTTTTGA